A single region of the Undibacterium piscinae genome encodes:
- the rplQ gene encoding 50S ribosomal protein L17, with amino-acid sequence MRHRHGLRKLNRTSSHRLAMLRNMTVSLLRHEAIKTTLPKAKELRRVIEPILTMGKTNTLANKRLAFSRLRDREMVLKLFAELGPRYANRNGGYLRILKMGFRVGDNAPMAYVELMDRPEISDIDDAPVAE; translated from the coding sequence ATGCGTCATCGTCACGGCTTACGTAAGCTGAATCGTACTTCTTCCCACCGTCTGGCTATGCTGCGCAACATGACAGTATCCCTGTTGCGTCACGAAGCCATCAAAACAACTTTGCCTAAAGCAAAAGAATTGCGCCGCGTTATCGAGCCGATTCTGACTATGGGTAAAACAAACACATTAGCAAACAAGCGTCTGGCGTTTTCCCGCCTGCGTGATCGTGAAATGGTCTTGAAATTGTTCGCTGAATTGGGTCCACGTTACGCAAATCGTAACGGCGGCTATCTGCGCATTTTGAAAATGGGTTTCCGCGTTGGTGACAATGCGCCTATGGCCTATGTTGAACTGATGGATCGTCCAGAAATCAGCGACATCGACGACGCTCCAGTAGCAGAATAA
- the rpoA gene encoding DNA-directed RNA polymerase subunit alpha, which translates to MQNNLFKPRIIDVEMLGAGHAKVVMEPFERGFGHTLGNSLRRVLLSSMVGYAPTEVTIAGVVHEYSTLDGVQEDVVDILLNLKGIVFKVHNRDEVTLTLKKDGEGPVLASDIDLPHDVELINPDHVIANLTVGGKLDMQIKVEKGRGYVPGNVRRLSEDANKTIGRIILDASFSPIRRVSYSVESARVEQRTDLDKLIINIETNGVISPEEAIRQSARVLVDQLNVFAALEGTEAAAEAPSRAPAVDPVLLRPVDDLELTVRSANCLKAENIYYIGDLIQRSENELLKTPNLGRKSLNEIKEVLASRGLSLGMKLENWPPVGLEK; encoded by the coding sequence ATGCAGAACAATTTGTTTAAGCCACGTATTATTGATGTGGAAATGCTGGGTGCCGGTCACGCTAAAGTCGTGATGGAACCGTTTGAACGTGGTTTCGGACACACACTGGGAAATTCCCTGCGCCGTGTTCTGTTGTCTTCCATGGTCGGATACGCTCCTACTGAGGTAACAATTGCTGGCGTTGTTCATGAGTACTCTACTCTTGATGGCGTTCAGGAAGACGTTGTTGACATTTTGCTCAATCTGAAGGGTATCGTCTTCAAGGTGCATAACCGTGATGAAGTTACTTTGACATTGAAAAAAGATGGCGAAGGCCCGGTTTTGGCTTCGGATATCGATTTGCCACATGACGTTGAGCTGATTAATCCAGATCACGTTATTGCGAATCTGACAGTCGGCGGTAAGCTGGACATGCAGATCAAGGTCGAAAAAGGCCGTGGTTATGTACCAGGTAACGTTCGTCGCTTGTCTGAAGATGCGAACAAAACTATCGGTCGTATTATTTTGGATGCATCGTTTTCTCCAATTCGTCGCGTATCCTACTCCGTAGAATCCGCTCGTGTTGAACAGCGTACGGATCTGGATAAGTTGATCATCAATATCGAAACAAACGGTGTGATTTCTCCTGAAGAAGCCATTCGTCAGTCCGCTCGTGTTTTGGTAGATCAGTTGAACGTGTTTGCCGCTTTGGAAGGTACTGAAGCTGCCGCTGAAGCGCCATCCCGCGCACCAGCAGTTGATCCTGTCTTGTTGCGTCCAGTGGATGATCTGGAATTGACAGTTCGTTCAGCAAACTGCCTGAAAGCAGAAAATATTTACTATATTGGTGACTTGATCCAACGTAGTGAAAATGAGCTGTTGAAGACACCAAACTTGGGTCGCAAATCCTTGAATGAAATCAAGGAAGTTTTGGCGTCCCGTGGCTTGTCTTTGGGTATGAAGCTGGAAAACTGGCCGCCAGTTGGCCTGGAAAAATAA
- the rpsD gene encoding 30S ribosomal protein S4: MARYIGPKAKLSRREGTDLFLKSARRSLDSKCKLDVKPGQHGAKSGARTSDYGNQLREKQKVKRMYGILERQFRRYFAEADRQKGNTGETLLKLLESRLDNVAYRMGFGSTRAEARQLVSHKAFTVNNIVVNIASYQVKSGDVVAVREKSKKQVRIVEALSLAEQIGMPSWVAVDSKKMEGTFKSMPDRSDICHDVNESLIVELYSR; encoded by the coding sequence GTGGCACGTTATATTGGACCAAAAGCAAAATTATCCCGTCGCGAAGGCACGGATCTGTTTCTGAAAAGCGCACGTCGCTCTTTGGATTCGAAATGCAAATTAGATGTAAAACCAGGTCAGCACGGTGCCAAATCTGGTGCTCGTACTTCTGACTACGGTAATCAATTGCGCGAAAAGCAAAAAGTTAAGCGTATGTACGGCATCTTGGAACGTCAGTTCCGCCGTTATTTCGCAGAAGCTGATCGTCAAAAAGGTAACACTGGCGAAACACTGTTGAAATTGCTCGAGTCCCGTCTGGACAACGTTGCATATCGTATGGGTTTCGGTTCAACACGTGCAGAAGCGCGTCAGTTGGTTAGCCATAAAGCATTTACTGTTAATAACATCGTTGTTAACATCGCTTCTTACCAAGTTAAATCTGGTGATGTGGTTGCTGTTCGTGAAAAGTCCAAGAAGCAAGTGCGTATTGTTGAAGCACTGTCTTTGGCTGAACAAATCGGTATGCCATCTTGGGTTGCAGTTGATTCCAAGAAAATGGAAGGCACTTTCAAGTCCATGCCAGATCGCAGCGATATCTGCCACGACGTCAATGAATCATTGATCGTTGAATTGTATTCACGTTAA
- the rpsK gene encoding 30S ribosomal protein S11: MAKAQNNANAARARKKVKKNVAEGIAHVHASFNNTIITITDRQGNALSWATAGGAGFKGSRKSTPFAAQVAAEAAGKVAVECGIKNLEVRIKGPGPGRESSVRALNNLGIKISLIQDVTPVPHNGCRPPKRRRI, encoded by the coding sequence ATGGCAAAAGCACAAAATAACGCAAACGCAGCCCGCGCTCGTAAAAAAGTTAAAAAGAATGTCGCTGAAGGTATCGCACACGTTCACGCTTCTTTTAACAATACCATCATCACGATCACAGATCGTCAAGGCAATGCATTGTCTTGGGCAACAGCTGGTGGCGCTGGTTTTAAAGGTTCGCGTAAATCGACACCATTTGCAGCACAGGTTGCAGCGGAAGCTGCAGGCAAAGTTGCAGTTGAGTGCGGCATCAAAAATCTGGAAGTTCGCATCAAGGGTCCAGGCCCAGGTCGTGAATCTTCAGTACGTGCTTTGAATAACTTGGGTATTAAAATATCCTTGATTCAAGACGTAACTCCAGTACCGCATAACGGTTGCCGCCCTCCAAAGCGTCGCCGTATCTAA
- the rpsM gene encoding 30S ribosomal protein S13 produces the protein MARIAGVNIPNHQHTVIGLTAIYGIGRPRAEKICQATGVLTSKKVKDLDDSELEKLRDGIAKFIVEGDLRREISMNIKRLMDLGCYRGLRHRKGLPCRGQRTRTNARTRKGPRKAAQSLKK, from the coding sequence ATGGCACGTATAGCAGGGGTTAATATCCCAAATCATCAGCATACCGTAATCGGCTTAACAGCTATCTATGGTATTGGTCGTCCACGCGCAGAGAAAATCTGCCAAGCAACCGGTGTTTTAACTAGTAAAAAAGTTAAAGATCTGGATGATAGCGAATTAGAAAAGCTTCGCGACGGAATTGCAAAATTCATCGTCGAAGGTGATCTACGTCGTGAAATCTCGATGAACATCAAACGTTTGATGGACTTAGGTTGCTACCGCGGCCTCCGTCATCGTAAGGGTTTGCCTTGCCGTGGTCAACGTACACGTACGAATGCTCGTACGCGTAAGGGTCCGCGTAAAGCAGCGCAATCATTGAAGAAATAA
- the rpmJ gene encoding 50S ribosomal protein L36, which yields MKVLASVKRICRNCKIIKRKGVVRVICTEPRHKQRQG from the coding sequence ATGAAAGTTCTCGCATCAGTTAAGCGGATCTGCCGCAATTGCAAGATCATCAAGCGCAAGGGTGTTGTTCGTGTTATATGCACTGAACCACGCCATAAGCAGCGCCAAGGTTAA
- the infA gene encoding translation initiation factor IF-1 codes for MAKDDVIQMQGEILENLPNATFRVKLENGHVVLGHISGKMRMNYIRILPGDKVTVELTPYDLSRARIVFRTK; via the coding sequence ATGGCAAAAGACGACGTTATACAGATGCAGGGCGAGATTCTTGAGAATCTTCCGAATGCAACATTTCGAGTTAAGTTGGAAAATGGGCATGTTGTGCTAGGCCATATTTCCGGAAAGATGCGAATGAACTATATTCGCATTCTTCCCGGTGATAAGGTGACAGTAGAATTGACGCCTTATGATTTGAGCCGGGCGCGTATAGTGTTCCGTACCAAGTAA